The DNA region gctaaagtatagagattcgatagttcacgatatgatgatcccataacgctagtgatgttattgttgttaatactcaccttatgcactatttccttcaaggtgaggcaaagtactcagaaatgttcataatatattcgggggtttacgaccttacgtcaccccgacatagctatgggTGTTTAcaaagtctaatgtatactcctaatgctaaatgtgaaataatgctaagtcatgatatgtctaaaaCATGATTAATGatcctagcttataatatgcctatgttatgtgtGAATATGCCAAGCTACGATATGAATATGATGCGTTCATGGAATGTGTAATAGTGACGGTTAATGATTGATGTTGTGacgatgagattccaccgtgcctagatggccgggcatgtcaccgctaaggcgggctgcttatgattacaccgtgcctagatggccgggcatgtcaccgctaaggcgggctgctatgtttacaccgagcctagaggaccgggcatgatcaccactagtgggcggcatacgatggttacccagacgcgggataacgatgagatatgttatgtgatgtgatgagatatgcgatatgacgagacatgtgatgtgatgtgatgacttacataccatgattatgtaaaatgtgatatatgtacaaaatgtaattacttgtgacactcttgcaggttatacctttctcttatggctcatgaccctcctattatatttatttcattcttaccttacatactcagtacaatattcgtactgacgtccgttttctttggacgatgtgttcctgcccacaggtagatagggaggataGCTTGAGCCAGagtcgtaggagctgtcagccgattgaaagcactcctttgttccggaagtgcttgattatccttttgtgtacatttgtatatgttgggctcgacggggtcctgtcccgtctatgcattttgtacttccttagaggctcgtagatactcaatgtgggttatgtggtcggataaagtcactatggtataattgtatatacaTTATTTTTGATATCCTAaaggggcttatgtatatgaaactatttatgtttaccaatgaaacatgattttcctataatttgaGCATAAAAATCGACAAAAGAGTAGTGAATGAGCATGAtgggtagtagaacgagcggtgctcggtggttagccccgggtacccgtcgtggcccctagctgggtcatgacattgtcattgttttgttgttgaattcgTGGCATATgaaagaaataggggaaatgttgtccaagtTTTTATAAAACGAGTTTATCACcagatatacatgatataccaagtAACTCTGTGGCATGACAAgcatgttattattgttgtgtaGATTAAGGAGTGGTACGAGTTGTTTTGGGGCATTGGACGAAGTGACAAAGGTATTTTATGGCACttcttatcctttttttttttttgcatgacttCGAATGAACGAAAGGTAAACGAACAATATGCATAACAACTCTATTCTTCATAATTATAGAAGCTTACATGTTTGGCCTTCATGATGTATTTCTGATCTATGTATTGATCTTTGGTTCTTAATGAAGTTTATGCTAATGATGTTGGTCTCATAATGTTAATCAAAGGTgtaatgaccttacgtcactctgataggcTCAGAATGTATCTATATTACTCTTATGCatttatatgtacatgatactatgataatgatgatgcccacagagacttgatggcattatatatgcatatatatatatatatatatatgtgtgtgtgtgtgtgtgtgtgtgtgtgtgtgtgtgtgtgtatatgtatgacggtgttatatacgcatatatactaTACTCATGCATATCGTTGCCCTTAATGGCAATGCAGAGTTTAGATTTATCTCCTTATCCTTATATTATCATGATGTCTCATTTATGTTGTtatctaccttacatactcggtactttattcgtactgacgtctctttgcTTGGGGGCACTGCATGTCATGCCTGCATGTCCCGGTAGACAGTTTGATCCATACCAGTAGGCTACCTTGCTCAGTATTGGTATTGGAGCACTCTCCTTGTTCCGGAGTTGTTGTCTCATTTTAGAATGATTTGTTTGTACATATTATAGgtatggcgaggccctgtcccgaccttatgacatttatgtacttctttagaggcttgtagacatttTTGAAGTATGTAGATGTTtggatggccttgtcggcctatattttgttgtacagaataTCATgacggccatgtcggcccatatttttatgtacaaatatatatatatatatatatatatatatatatatatatatatatatatatatttttttttttttttttttttttttttgggttggttATTGTTGGATTACCTTTCATGAGTTAGCAAGTTGTAATATATTGTCCCTTCCGGTCCACTTATGTATGTTGATATGGTTACATATGTATGTTATGTTGTTGCTCGACAAGTAAGGCCCAGGAGCCCGCGCcaccctccggtttgggtcgtgagaAACTTGGTACCAGACAGGTCTATCCTAAGGTGTCTACAAGCCATGTCAAGTAGATTCttctttatgggtgtgttgtgcatcacaCTTATATACAGGAgcctgcaggacatttaggatagtTATTTTTCCTTCTATCCTAGATCGTACGACAGAGCCGAGTCATAAGATTTCATATTCTAATATTGTGTTTTGATTTCTACGATACCTACGACTACGAGAAAGAAGTCAGCAGGTAAGAGACTAGATGTAGCTACAGGAGAGGGTACAAGTCAGGTGCCACCCACTAATATGGGTCAGAATGAGGCCCCATCTCAGACTTCTCAGACTCCACCCGCTTCAGAGGTGCAAAATCACCCTAGTGCCAACATCTGATGCACCCAATCAGGATATGCGAGATACGGTGCGGTTGTTAACCCGATTAGTGATTGCTATGGCCTAGCGTTAGGGTGCGGTTGCTAGAAATGTTGAGAGAGAAGTTAGTTAGTCTGAGGGTTCGGGATTTCATTAACCTGGATCCTTCAGTAATTACAAGATCCGAGCCAAACAAGGACCCATAGAACTTTATAGATCggatgcagaggactttgagggtgaTGCACCTGCAGCAACGTGGAAGGATTTTACAGAGGCATTTCTTCGTCACTATTACTCAGTGGAGACTTGACAGGCTTGAGTTCATATATTTCTTGCCCTAAGTCAGGGGAATATGAGCATACGGAGTACAGTAGTAATTTACAGTCGTTGCACCATAAAGGATCTAATCGAGCTAGAAATGATGGACTTTAATGTCATTATGGGCTtggattggctagcctcttgttatgctaatgctGATTGTTGAACATAGAATGTTCAATTTCAGTTTCCAGCTGAGTCAattcttgaatggaagggtaatgctgcgaCACCAAAGGGTAGGCTTATTTCCTACccgaaggcaaggaagatgatctcGAGAGGCCGTGTTTGCCATCTTGTCTGTGTTAGAGATGTTGATGCTGAACCATCAACCCTTCAATCAGTTCCGatggttaatgagtttcctgatacattccagatgagcttccaggccttcctctaaaGAGGGAGGTCAATTTCGGTATAGATGTGTTGCCAGAAACTAGCCgacatctattcctccttacagaattaCCCTAgctgaattgaaggagcaactaaaGGACTTGTTAGAGAaaggtttattaggcccagcacTTCACCATGGGGTGTGCCAGTATTATTCGTGTGGAATAAAGATGGCTCGTTGCACAAGTGTATTGAGTATAGTAAATTGATTAAGGTTACTagcaagaataagtatccccttTCTCGAATTTATGAATTTTTTGAATAGTTGTAGACTGCTAGGTATTTCTCAAAGATCGACTTCAGGTCAAGTTATCATCATTAAGGGTCAAGAAGAAGGATATTTTGAAGACAaccttcaggacgagatatgggcACTTCGAGTTCTTATTAATGTCGTTTGGGATAACAAACACACCATcagcatttatggatctgatgaatagcGTATTCCATCCTTTCTTGGAtgtgttcgtgattgtatttattgatgacattctgttCTATTCTCATTCGACAGCAGAGCATGCAGAACATTTACAGAGAGTTTTATAGACctttgtatgccaagttctctaagtgtgactTCTGGCtgaattcagtggcattccgatgaggGTATTTAGGGTCGATACTCAGAACATAGAAGCTGTGAAGAgctggccaagacccacaactccatctgaggttcgtagctttctaggttAGCTGGTTATGACAGGCAGTTTGTAGAAGGGTTTGCCCCTATATCAGCGTCGttgacaaagttaactcagaaaagGGCCAAGTTCCAGTGGTTGGATGCTTGTGAACAaagtttccaagagctgaagaATAGATTGGCAACAACACCTGTTCTTACTCTTCCAGGAGGTGCAGAAGGTTATGTGGGTTATTACGATGCTTTGGGAACAGGTTTAAGGCGTGTGTTGATAAAACACGGGAAtgtgattgcctatgcttcaaggcaactcaGAAAGCAAGAAAAACATTATTCAGCACATGATTTGGAATTAGTAGTCGTGGTGTACGCATTGAAGATTTGGCagcactatttatatggtgtccacgtagaTATCttcacagatcataagagcctccaatacatATTTAAACAGAATGAGGCAGAGAAAGTGTCTtcaattgttaaaagattacgatgtcaCCCCAGTAAAGCTAATGTCACGACCAATGCACTTAGTCACAAGTCTATGGGTTGTTGGGTAGATGTGCaggaaaaaaagaaggaattgaCTAAAGAGCTTCATCAGCTATCCAGCTTAGGAGTCCGGTTGTTGGATTCAGATGATGGAGGCGTAGTGGTTCAGAATACATCAGACTCATCCCTTATAGCTGAAGTGAAGGAACACCAACACAAAGATCCCGTTTTAGAGAAAATTAAGGAAAGTATTCAGCAGAAGAAGATTTCAGCGTTTGAACTTGATGAACAAAGGGTCCTAAGGTACCAGGGCCGactgtgtgttccagatgtagcaGGGTTACGGGACAAGATTATGATAGAGGTTCATTATTcacgttattctattcatcccagAACGATGAAAATAtatcatgatattaaggagaTATATTGGCGGAATGATATGACGAGGAATATTGTAATGTTAAAATTTCtaacaagtaaagatcgagcaccagaaatTCGGTAGATTGATATAAAATCTTGAGATTCCAGTGTGGAAATGAGAGATAaccaacatggatttcattacgggTTCTCGTTCTTATCACAAggatgattctatatgggtgattgtggataagtTGAAAAAGTCAACTCATGGTCAAGACCACATATAGAGCTGACGGCTATGCAAATTTGTACATTAAGGAGTTTGTTCGACTACATGTTATTCCCGTTTTGATAATATCAGATAGAGGTGCTCAATTCACGGCTAATTTCTAGAGATCCTTTCAGAGATGCGAGTACGCAAGTTAATCTTAGCACAGCTTTCCATCAGTCTGGCAAGTAGAGCGCACGATTTAAATGCTAGAGGATATGTTGCAAGCTTGTGTGCTAGACTTTTGAGGgggttgggatgatcacctatcGCTTATCGAGTTTGTATATAACAATATTTAACATGCTAGCATCAAGATATCCCCTTATGAGGTCTTGTACAGAAGGAGATATAGATCTCCCATGGGGTGGTTCGAGGTTGGTAAAATGGAGCTATTCGGGCTTGACTTGGTCCATCATACGATAGAGAAGGTCAAGATTATTTAGGATCGGTAATTGGCTGCCAAAAATCGCCAAAGGTCATATGCAAATGTCCAGTGGCGAAACctagagttccaagttgatgCTTGGGTCTTTCTGAAGatctcacctatgaaaggcgtgatgaggtGAGGGAAGAAGAGGAAGCTTATCCCGAGGTACATCGGACCATATCGAATCATTCGACAATAGGACAGGTGGCTTAAGAATTGGAGTTACCCCCGGAGTTAGAATCTGTTCATCTAGTCTTCCATATTTCTATGCTGAGGAGGTGTATTAGAGACCTTTCATGGGCAGTACCGGTAGATAACGTACAGGTGACGGAGGATGTATCATATGAGGAGGTCCCAATTGTTACACCACGGAAAATAttccgttgttgcacaagtgaatgaactagtgaggagtacgagtatacgatatttccatgagtaagaaatgacatttgatgaccctaagtgagatttcaaaggcatccgatattagacgagaaagttggtcAAGAGAAGGCAAGCCATACGATAGGTTTTGGAACGGatatacgagtaacgagttaacgaagcTTTAATTATGTGTTGGAAaaaagtgataacgtcccttagattggtattgaagtgttgaacaagtgttaagaaggttccataaggattggagatcaaacgaatcgacgaaacgaacttcgaaCCCACtggggttatacggccaaacatactggccgtataaattatatggtccatatattTGGGAtggtataatcagcccagaaaggcaaaaggttttggaccaaatatacggccaaacatacggcccatataaattatacggaccgtatgttggtctgtatatacggtcgggcagaatttgggtcattaaataaagggaccaaggttcatttcatttcacttctacatgacaccccttctctctaaaacatctctctacatatattccacaagaattcaaagatatttggtgatcaacaacataaatcaagtgaatcaagtgtaagaaaacccatcaaagatctttcaagtcaagaaatctcattggagataaactaggttTTGCTCAAgcagagtattatcaaccaaggcttgttcctacaacatctaaggtaagatttattgtatttatatgttgtttgaggtatttaagagttgaaatacttggattgtagaagggtataggaaAATgcgtcatgaatgtggaatagtgtcattttgagaactagcttgaattgagttatgagtcttgatgtattgtggtgtaaatgtgttataaatgatgtcgAGAACATGAGAGTagaaatgtacgtgaatggacatagtcgtgtgttatagccatggatatgggtgattgaaggtaaactaagaaatgtggataatgtggatgaataatgactattgtcatggtattgtgaatgtattattgacgtttgggagttgatatacgttatggaggaatgtcgtaaaaataaaggagatgttgtccgattttctctagttttagtcatatatgctagctatcgattctaatgatagtatgactttaataaaggtagaaacgctagcattggaggagaacgcccaagtgtagaatagttgaacggaaaaggtatgtaaggctaacccttctttcataaggcatgtttctttggccaacgtctaaatcttctatgagactatgatatccttcaaatgatttgatcttccgagctagtaggctcacgattcttgatacgctatgattgtactaaactcatcgtatgacgagtaggcctataaagatagatgtgatgaatgacgataatagtgataatggtaatgatgataatagtaaagattcttatgagcaAATATGTATGTGttcctatgtatggctattatgaaaccccgagcttatatggccgggtagaatatacaaatgaacatatatatgtatatatgtatatgacgatgcgcgcgcaccactgcagttgggtacggacaacactgagccttagtagggccaggtatgtgtaacactgagccttggttggccaggtatgtatgatcaccgagcccaGCTATGgtcaggtatgtgaaacaccgaaccttcgaggtcgggtatgttatgcaaacgatatgtgtatgatatgattatgtatatgatatagatatgagcatgagtacgaatatgaataaggatatgtatacgaacaCGATTATGGATACAAAATGTAAaggagtacggatatgagtacagatacggatacggatgtatgcccacaattatgtgctagaaatggaaagtccctatgaaagaaaagtaagtgcccgtgacgatgatattactatctcccatcttatattatttcttatgttgcttactatgtttctatattgatattgatcatgctttatatactcagtacattcttcgtactgatgtccttttgttgtgaacgctgcgtcatgctcgcaggtgcatagggagacagacttgatccatagccacattcttagggactacatagcagagctccatttcattcggagccatagattttaggtacttattcttttgtgtatataattatgggaatagcggggtcctgtcccgcctatatgatatgttatactctccttagagactcgcaaacatgtgtatatggttagatatgactggccttgtcggcctatactttgtatattattttgatagccttgtcggctcatgtacattgacgtggtatagatgccaaccatgacatgaaagcattgtcgtccaatgggactagcatgaatgatgaatagaaatataagtataagtgtaagccaaggggtgcccgggtgggctagcaccgggcgctcgtcgcggccctctagacgggtcgtgacaccaataGCTATTTTGCACCAGCAAGTCCTTAATATTAGACCAAAATAAGTATCCTCCATAAAAGTTTTGTGGCGCAACAAGAATGTAGAAAAGAtcacttgggaagcagaagaagcaaTGAGATCTAGGTACCCGCATCTATTCCAATCCGAAGGTTCTATATGATTGCGATTTGAGTATGTCCTTATTTTGATATGTTACAGAACTGTACAAAACTTTTGTTTTGTACTTAGATGATACTCAAGAAAAGAACGTGGTATAGCTAGAAGAAGAACTCCCTATGAACGAGGTGATTTTCTTAATGGTGTACTTAATGTTCATTATTGTGAGAGATGAAATGATTTGACATGTTATCTCATATGTTCTTGTGAGGTGAAATTCGGACTTTTCTGCTCGTTGACAGGACTTAGATAGTCATAATTACATGGGAGACTCTGtcaaaatttccccaaaacttTCTTAAAAGTAATTATACCCCTATACACCTttacattcgaggaagaatgttattaaggggggaaggatgttacaccttgtacTTTTCATGTCGTGtgtgtcgtaagtaaactaacgtaagcccaGAGAAGCCATGAAACCCATATAGGGATAGAAAAGGTCTTGAATGAGTTTTATGTGTGTATCAAAAGGGTTCGGGGTCAAATGAATCGAAGGAAATAAGTTTCAATAAAGTTAGATATGTTGGAGCCTTGTTCAAAGCCCACATAACCCTTTATGACCCGTAGATTTTGGGCTGAGAATATTAGAACTCACTACCTCAGGATGCATTTCAGAAATGTTGGCACAGATGGTGATCTGCGTCGCATAACCCAACGCAGAACTAAGGCGATGCAAGTTTAACATAAATGTATAAAAAGGTGGCTCTCATTTTTATGTCATTTTTTAATAGAACACATACCCTATACCCGCAAAACTCCTCTCCACCAGTTCCTACATGATCCAAGAGCAAAACTCAGAGAAATAACTTAAATCAAGTATCAGGAATCCCGTGGTGCTAGTAAGATTAAGTTCTTCCTTGTTGTTTGTGATTTTCCTGAGTTGAATCAATCTCATAATTAAAGTTATTCTTGTGTTTAAAGGTAAAATCTACCCTCCTCTCTACATGTTTGAGCTTATCTAAGCCTTGGCTAGGTTGTTTGATGAAGAACTCAGGAGAACAAAGTTTGGAAATTATGTTGAAAGTGTTATTGTGTTATGGACTGTTTTTAATGGTTCTTATGGTGTTGAATAGTTGGAAATTGATGGATTTTGTGTGGTAGTCATTGTTTTGTCGTTGAATTCGTAGGATGTGAaagaaataggggaagtgctgtccaaattgttataaaatgagtttctcactcgatatacataatataccaaATAACTCCTTAGCATAACAAGCGTGTTATTATCGTTGTGTAGATTAAGGAGTGGTATGAGTTGTCTTGGGGCATTGGATGAAGCGAAAAAGCTATGTTAAGGCAGttcctatccttcttttggcatgaattCGAATTAACGAAACGTAAACGAACAATACGCATAACAACACTATTGTCCATAGTTATAGAAGCTTAAATGTTTGCCCTTCGTGATGTATTTTGATCCATGTATTGATCCTTGGTTCGGAATGAAGTTTATGCTAATGATGTTAGTCTCATACTTTTAATCACATGTGTAATGacgttacgtcactccgataggctCAGAATGTATCTTTGTCACTCTTATGCATTTACATGTACTTGatactatgatgatgatgcccacagagacttgatggcgttatatatatatatatatgtaagacaCTATTATATAtgcaccactgatcagttggttaTTAGTATAATGATGCCCTCTGAGGCCTGATGGTGTTATATCTGCATATATATGTAGGAtgacgttatatatgcatatatactgtACTCATGCGTATCTTGGCCATCAGTGGAAATTCTGACTTTTGGTTGATCCCCTTATCCCTATATTGTCTTGATGTCTTATTTATGTTGTtatctgtcttacatactcgataTTTATTTGTACTGActtccctttgcctgggggcgctgcattcCATGTCTGTAGGTCCCGATAGATAGGCTGACGGTCCTCACCAGTAGTGTTGGCATTAGCTAGCCTAATGCGCATGTGAGTTTTGATGATTCACAAAGTTTCATGATAAACCAAAGACGAACAATGATTGATACCATGAACAAGACATATCAGGTCTAGATACATGTAAGAACGCACAAGAATGAATTGAACACAGCTAAACATCCGGTTGAATGTAGCAAAAGTTCTAAAAAAAAGAGTAATGTATGAATGAGCAAGAATGCAGTGCACATGGAACTAGTCTAACGACCTGATCTACTGCAAAGAGACAGTTGCAAGCAATGCACATTAATCGGGTTTACAAATATGTTCCATCAAATACATACAAGCACAGTACAAAAGGAATGAATGAGGTGACCTGGAAACTAGGTTGTTCAGTGTATATCACGAATGAGTATATGAATAGAAAACTGAACAAGGCAGCAAAGGGAGAAAAGATGAGGAGAGTAGATGAATCAGGAAGAGAAGCAGTTCATTAAAGAAATAGAAAAAAGGTACAAAACAAGTTCTACTTCAAGGAGTCATCAGATGCAGAGGAGGAATGATCACAGGTCATCGGGTATAGTGAAAGGATGACCAAGAAGTGAAGACATTATATGAAGAAGAGCTTAAAGTAATCCGAGCAAATATCTCAGAAGTAGTTCAATGGCAGAGGAAAAATGAAAGAGATTGGTGGAACAGGTATATGTACATGCAGCTCAACAATGCAGATATTCAGAGATAGAtgaaccaggtggatgaaacaggttcgtgaacaagTTCCAAACAAATCCTCCAAAAACAAGGATTTGTAGAAGAATTATATTAAAGACTTGGCGGTCAAGTACGAAAGATTCCTTTCCATATTTGTCAATattagtaagccttctacaaggaaaagaagccgactcaacaaggcaagaatccaagCACAACACAAAACCTTATTGCGTGCTATGGTCCAACAAGGAGAAGGTTTTATCACCGACCAGTGGAGCTTCAATTGTTATAAAAATCCAGGTCTTACATTGAAGAAGTTTCTCACAAAGAGAGAATTAAAAATATTGAGTGAGCAAAAGACATATCCAGAATATTCAAGAATCCATGGTTGCGTCCCTAGTGTAAGAAGATGATTGAAGAAGCTGTAGAATAGAGTTTATGTTTTACAGTCATTGAGTCTAGAAAATATGTATTAGGTTTGTTCTATCGAGTTTTATCTTTATCAGCTTATTATGAAGCACAAAAGTAGATACAAAATATTGTAACATCAAGTAGGAGTTTACTACTTAAAGATAGCTTGCTAGTCAGTGTCTGGGTAGTAAAGCTAAGGTAGGAATTAGGTTGCAGAGTTTGTAACTTAATTTGCAGGTGGCTCATATTTGTAGTGGAGTTTGAGGTAAATCCTACAGGTCTATAAGTCATGGTTTTTATTGTCGTTATGAGTcaggtggtttccacgtaaatatcatGTGTCCTTTACTTACCAGTTGATTAAATTTCATAAGATGTTAGCGTAGAACAGGTAGAGTAATGTGTTCCATCCTATATGAAAATATCGAATAAGGCATAGGATAGGTAGTAGGTCGTGCAACCTAACAAGTAGGCTACCTTGCTCAGCGTTGATATTAGAGCACTCCTCTTGTTTCGGAGTTGCTGTCTCATTTTGGTATGATTTTGGTATACATATtacgggtatgacggggccctgtcccgaccttatgatgtttatgtactttcttagaggtttgtagacactTGTCAGGTATGTAGATgtttgtatggccttgtcggcctatattttgttatACAGATATATATATCATTTTCGGGTTTGTTATTATCAGATTACCTTTCATGAGTTAGCAGGTTGTCGTATATTGGTCCTTCCGATCCACTTCTGAATGTTGGTATAGTTACATATGTATGTCATGTTGGTGCTCGACAAGTAAGGATCGGGTGCCTGTCGtggccctccgatttgggtctTGACAACAATGCGTGAAACTAGGTCTCATACTTTGTCACGTCATACGTCCCTGGCGTAACCGCTCAAACTCAACCCTTCTCCTCTGTCTCTGACTACGAGGTACGAACTTCTCTAAGAATGCCTGAGTAAATAAAGCCTAAATGAAATGAGGAGACCCTACTAG from Lycium barbarum isolate Lr01 chromosome 10, ASM1917538v2, whole genome shotgun sequence includes:
- the LOC132612981 gene encoding uncharacterized protein LOC132612981, coding for MGQNEAPSQTSQTPPASEFPAESILEWKGNAATPKGRLISYPKARKMISRGRVCHLVCVRDVDAEPSTLQSVPMQSMQNIYREFYRPLYAKFSKQFVEGFAPISASLTKLTQKRAKFQWLDACEQSFQELKNRLATTPVLTLPGGAEGYVGYYDALGTGLRRVLIKHGNVIAYASRQLRKQEKHYSAHDLELVVVVYALKIWQHYLYGVHVDIFTDHKSLQYIFKQNEAEKVSSIVKRLRCHPSKANVTTNALSHKSMGCWVDVQEKKKELTKELHQLSSLGVRLLDSDDGGVVVQNTSDSSLIAEVKEHQHKDPVLEKIKESIQQKKISAFELDEQRVLRYQGRLCVPDVAGLRDKIMIEIEVLNSRLISRDPFRDASTQVNLSTAFHQSGK